A part of Deinococcus aerolatus genomic DNA contains:
- the lpdA gene encoding dihydrolipoyl dehydrogenase, with protein sequence MTKQMDFDVLVIGAGPGGYHAAIRAAQLGLKVACAEREYLGGVCLNVGCIPTKAMLHAGEQIAAARHAADFGLTFGEQNLNIAKLNGWKDGIVKKLTGGVGALFKANKVTHLIGEASFVDPHTVKVGDKTYTASNFIIATGSEPAKLPGLDVDQQVIVDSTGALVMPDPVPARMLCVGGGVIGFEFSHVYNNMGSKVKVIEFLPNIIPGADADAVKEFAKIMKKQGIEIATETKANRAEKKNDGVHVELENVKTGEKTTEVFDRVLVAVGRRPRTDGLNLQATGATVTDRGFVPANTRQQTNVPHIYSIGDVAGNPMLAHKAMKEGLVAAEVIAGKPAEQDAVAIPGVVYTSPELAWVGLTEQEARDKGYEVKTGVFPMSASGRAMTLQATDGFVKMVVEKDTDLLLGVHIVGPHASDLLGEAGLALEMAATASDIALTIHAHPTLGEAVLEAAEAVHKQAIHIMNR encoded by the coding sequence ATGACCAAACAGATGGATTTTGACGTCCTGGTAATCGGCGCTGGCCCCGGCGGCTACCACGCGGCCATCCGCGCCGCACAGCTGGGCCTGAAAGTCGCCTGCGCCGAGCGCGAGTACCTGGGCGGCGTGTGCCTGAACGTGGGCTGCATCCCCACCAAGGCCATGCTGCACGCGGGTGAGCAGATCGCCGCCGCCCGCCACGCCGCCGACTTCGGTCTGACCTTCGGCGAGCAGAACCTCAACATCGCCAAGCTCAACGGCTGGAAGGACGGCATCGTCAAGAAACTGACCGGCGGCGTGGGCGCGCTGTTCAAGGCCAACAAGGTCACGCACCTGATCGGCGAGGCCAGCTTCGTGGACCCCCACACCGTCAAGGTGGGCGACAAGACCTACACCGCCTCCAACTTCATCATTGCCACCGGATCTGAGCCGGCCAAGCTGCCGGGGCTGGACGTGGACCAGCAGGTCATCGTGGACAGCACCGGCGCCTTGGTGATGCCCGATCCGGTGCCGGCGCGGATGCTGTGCGTGGGCGGCGGCGTGATCGGCTTCGAGTTCTCGCACGTGTACAACAACATGGGCAGCAAGGTCAAGGTCATCGAGTTCCTGCCCAACATCATCCCCGGAGCGGACGCCGATGCGGTCAAGGAATTCGCCAAGATCATGAAGAAGCAGGGCATCGAGATTGCCACCGAGACCAAGGCGAACCGGGCCGAGAAGAAGAACGACGGCGTGCATGTGGAGCTGGAAAACGTCAAGACTGGCGAGAAAACCACCGAGGTGTTTGACCGCGTGCTGGTGGCCGTGGGCCGCCGCCCGCGCACCGATGGCCTGAACCTCCAGGCGACAGGGGCCACCGTCACGGACCGCGGTTTTGTTCCTGCCAACACCCGCCAGCAGACCAACGTGCCGCACATCTACAGCATCGGCGACGTGGCCGGCAACCCCATGCTGGCGCACAAGGCCATGAAAGAGGGGCTGGTGGCTGCCGAGGTGATTGCCGGCAAACCCGCCGAGCAGGACGCCGTCGCCATTCCCGGCGTGGTCTACACCAGCCCCGAACTGGCCTGGGTGGGCCTGACCGAGCAGGAGGCCAGGGACAAGGGCTATGAGGTCAAGACCGGCGTGTTCCCCATGAGTGCGTCGGGCCGCGCCATGACGCTGCAAGCCACCGACGGCTTCGTGAAGATGGTGGTGGAAAAGGACACAGATCTGCTGCTGGGCGTGCACATCGTGGGGCCGCACGCCTCTGATCTGCTGGGCGAGGCCGGGCTGGCCCTGGAAATGGCTGCCACCGCCAGCGACATCGCCCTGACCATTCACGCGCACCCCACCCTGGGCGAGGCCGTGCTGGAAGCGGCGGAGGCCGTGCACAAGCAGGCCATCCACATCATGAACCGCTAA
- the gatB gene encoding Asp-tRNA(Asn)/Glu-tRNA(Gln) amidotransferase subunit GatB — protein sequence MSQAAPHHKTLAPAAQSQTAPPYAVVIGLEVHLQLRTRSKIFSDCPADYHGAAPNTFTDPLTLGLPGTLPTLNREAVELGIMFGLGLNCDVSGFTQFHRKNYFYPDAPKNFQLSQYDRPIARDGYLDIGGTRIRIKRAHLEDDAGKLMHPLYAPYSLLDLNRAGTPLIEMVTEADITGAEQARAFLETVQAIAQALGVSDATPEEGKMRCDVNLSIHRPGEPWGTKCEVKNLNSFRSVERAIEYETLRQARVLEAGGRITQDTLGWDEGGGKTFVMRTKEGEADYRYFPEPDLPPLDITPEWIEQVRARMPELPAQKLERYLAAGVRGNDAATLSLNVGVSRFYDAALGAGADAQKLANWLLTEVAGALAASEQSLAQSALQPAHLASLVRLIDAGTISGKIAKDLLPDVLAGHDPAALVQQRGLSVVTDTGAIDAAIDAAMGADPATVAKVRAGNAKAMNALFGPVMKAMGGKAKPEVVRERLTHKLGL from the coding sequence ATGTCTCAAGCGGCCCCGCACCACAAAACCCTGGCCCCCGCGGCCCAATCCCAAACGGCCCCGCCCTACGCGGTGGTGATTGGCCTGGAAGTTCACCTGCAACTGCGGACGCGCAGCAAGATTTTCAGCGACTGTCCTGCCGACTACCACGGCGCGGCCCCCAACACCTTCACCGATCCCCTGACGCTTGGGCTGCCCGGCACGCTGCCCACCCTAAACCGCGAGGCGGTGGAGCTGGGGATCATGTTTGGCCTGGGCCTGAACTGCGATGTGTCGGGCTTCACGCAGTTTCACCGCAAGAACTACTTCTACCCCGACGCCCCCAAGAACTTTCAGCTGTCGCAGTATGACCGCCCGATTGCGCGGGACGGGTATCTGGACATTGGTGGCACGCGCATCCGCATCAAGCGCGCCCACCTGGAAGACGACGCCGGCAAGCTGATGCACCCGCTGTACGCGCCGTACAGCCTGCTGGACCTGAACCGCGCCGGAACGCCGCTGATCGAGATGGTCACCGAGGCCGACATCACGGGTGCCGAACAGGCCCGCGCCTTTCTGGAAACCGTGCAGGCCATCGCGCAGGCGCTGGGCGTGTCCGACGCCACGCCGGAAGAGGGCAAGATGCGCTGCGACGTGAACCTCAGCATCCACCGGCCCGGCGAGCCGTGGGGCACCAAGTGCGAGGTCAAGAACCTCAACTCGTTCCGCAGCGTGGAGCGGGCCATCGAGTACGAGACGCTGCGGCAGGCCCGCGTGCTGGAGGCGGGCGGGCGCATCACGCAGGACACGCTGGGCTGGGACGAGGGCGGCGGCAAGACCTTTGTCATGCGGACCAAGGAGGGCGAGGCCGACTACCGCTACTTCCCGGAACCGGACCTGCCTCCGCTGGACATCACCCCGGAATGGATCGAGCAGGTACGCGCACGGATGCCCGAATTGCCCGCGCAGAAGCTGGAGCGTTATCTGGCGGCGGGCGTGCGCGGGAACGACGCGGCGACGCTGAGCCTGAACGTGGGCGTGTCACGCTTCTACGACGCGGCGCTGGGGGCCGGGGCAGACGCCCAGAAGCTTGCCAACTGGCTGCTGACCGAGGTGGCAGGCGCACTGGCCGCGTCTGAGCAGAGTCTGGCCCAGTCGGCCCTGCAACCGGCCCACCTCGCGTCCCTGGTGCGGCTGATCGACGCCGGGACCATCAGCGGCAAGATCGCCAAGGACCTGCTGCCCGACGTGCTGGCCGGCCACGATCCCGCCGCGCTGGTGCAGCAGCGCGGCCTGAGCGTGGTCACCGACACCGGCGCCATTGACGCGGCCATCGACGCCGCCATGGGAGCGGACCCGGCCACCGTGGCCAAGGTACGCGCCGGCAACGCCAAGGCCATGAACGCGCTGTTCGGCCCGGTGATGAAGGCGATGGGCGGCAAGGCCAAGCCGGAAGTGGTGCGCGAACGCCTGACCCACAAGCTGGGCCTGTGA
- a CDS encoding cytochrome P450 has translation MTISEPMSEARAAAVGSAINGLWNPQAVADPYPGYERVRALGEGGVLEAQFPDWQALFLTGHAACSAVLRSPAALSGNGMQNLSSEASEGVRLLRSMMLFHNGQSHQRLRGLVSAAFTPRVVEEQRELVRSLLNTLLDDLAARGGGDMVADLSNPLPARVIMGMLGLGGDDEARFVGWTQSVAELIGGMNQSPELMARIDADAREMRAFFQDLAEELRAHPQPGLLSAMSAAQDSTAQHGGERLSGDELLSNAVLLLAAGHETTSNLIPGGLLELSRQPDAWAALVEHPRHPNVADELLRVVSPVQFDGRTLGADVSVGERRLPGGILAQLMLGAANRDPEVFADPDRIDWQRPNSGRHLAFAAGPHYCLGASLARLEISETFAAIATRFPRLRVTDPHPPFKPNPVLRGVQRLDVAVG, from the coding sequence ATGACAATTTCCGAGCCCATGAGTGAGGCCCGCGCCGCCGCTGTCGGCAGCGCCATCAACGGCCTGTGGAACCCGCAGGCCGTTGCCGATCCGTACCCCGGCTACGAGCGGGTGCGGGCGCTGGGCGAGGGCGGCGTGCTGGAGGCGCAGTTTCCCGACTGGCAGGCGTTGTTCCTGACCGGACACGCGGCCTGCTCGGCGGTGCTGCGCTCGCCCGCCGCACTGAGCGGCAACGGCATGCAGAACCTGAGCAGCGAGGCGTCCGAGGGCGTGCGCCTGCTGAGGTCCATGATGCTGTTTCACAACGGACAGTCCCACCAGCGGCTGCGCGGGCTGGTCAGCGCGGCCTTCACGCCCAGGGTGGTGGAAGAACAGCGCGAGCTGGTGCGCTCGCTGCTGAACACGCTGCTGGACGACCTGGCGGCGCGTGGGGGCGGCGATATGGTGGCGGACCTGTCCAACCCGCTGCCCGCCCGCGTGATCATGGGCATGCTGGGCCTGGGGGGAGATGACGAGGCCCGCTTCGTGGGCTGGACCCAGAGCGTGGCCGAGCTGATCGGCGGCATGAACCAGTCTCCTGAACTGATGGCCCGTATCGACGCCGACGCCCGCGAGATGCGCGCCTTCTTTCAGGATCTGGCCGAGGAACTGCGCGCCCACCCGCAGCCGGGCCTGCTGAGCGCCATGAGCGCCGCCCAGGACTCAACCGCTCAGCACGGCGGCGAACGCCTCAGCGGCGACGAGCTGCTGTCCAACGCCGTGCTGCTGCTGGCCGCCGGGCACGAGACCACCAGCAACCTGATTCCCGGCGGCCTGCTGGAACTCTCGCGTCAGCCAGACGCCTGGGCGGCACTGGTGGAGCATCCCCGCCACCCCAATGTGGCCGACGAACTGCTGCGCGTGGTCTCGCCGGTGCAGTTCGATGGCCGCACCCTGGGCGCAGACGTGAGCGTGGGCGAAAGAAGGCTGCCCGGCGGCATCCTCGCGCAGCTGATGCTGGGGGCCGCCAACCGGGACCCGGAGGTGTTTGCCGATCCTGACCGCATTGATTGGCAGCGCCCGAACAGTGGCCGCCATCTGGCCTTTGCCGCCGGGCCACACTACTGCCTGGGGGCCAGTCTGGCGCGGCTGGAAATCAGCGAGACATTCGCCGCCATCGCCACGCGCTTTCCCAGGCTGCGCGTCACCGATCCCCACCCGCCGTTCAAACCCAATCCGGTGCTGCGGGGTGTGCAGCGGCTGGACGTGGCGGTGGGCTAA
- a CDS encoding alpha/beta fold hydrolase: MIETDLTLKDGRTLHVYDTGTEGLTDPLAVFWHHGTPNIGAPPEPLFGAARRLNIRWVSHDRPGYGGSSALPDRNVASAAGDVEQIADALGIAEFAVMGHSGGGPHALACAALLPERVLGVVSGAGLAPYGAAGLDYFGGMTPSGAVSLRVAAAGRAVKEAYEASEPAFDPDTFTPADYAALSGPWGWLHRVVGPATAQGPGGLIADDLAYVAPWGFEPSQIGAPVLLLHGGQDRVVPEAHGEWLLAHLPTSELWCCPEDGHISVLGAGEAALEWLRARADDSALAG; the protein is encoded by the coding sequence ATGATCGAAACGGACCTGACCCTGAAAGATGGCCGCACCCTGCATGTCTACGACACGGGCACGGAGGGGCTGACTGACCCACTGGCCGTGTTCTGGCATCACGGCACGCCCAATATCGGTGCGCCCCCCGAGCCGCTGTTTGGGGCGGCCAGACGCCTGAACATCCGCTGGGTGTCGCATGACCGGCCCGGCTACGGCGGCTCCTCCGCGCTGCCGGACCGGAATGTGGCCTCGGCGGCAGGTGACGTCGAGCAGATCGCCGACGCGCTGGGCATCGCTGAGTTCGCGGTGATGGGCCATTCGGGCGGCGGCCCGCACGCGCTGGCCTGCGCCGCGCTGCTGCCGGAGCGGGTGCTGGGGGTGGTCAGCGGGGCCGGGTTGGCGCCGTACGGGGCCGCTGGGCTGGATTACTTCGGGGGCATGACGCCGTCGGGCGCGGTGTCGCTGCGGGTCGCTGCTGCGGGGCGCGCGGTCAAGGAGGCCTACGAGGCGTCCGAACCGGCCTTTGATCCCGACACTTTTACCCCCGCCGACTACGCCGCCCTCTCCGGCCCGTGGGGGTGGCTGCACCGTGTGGTGGGGCCAGCGACGGCGCAGGGTCCCGGCGGGCTGATCGCCGACGATCTGGCCTACGTCGCGCCGTGGGGCTTTGAGCCGTCGCAGATCGGCGCGCCGGTCCTGCTGCTGCACGGTGGACAGGACCGGGTGGTGCCGGAGGCCCACGGCGAGTGGCTGCTGGCCCATCTGCCCACCTCGGAACTGTGGTGCTGCCCGGAAGACGGCCACATCTCGGTCCTGGGGGCCGGTGAGGCGGCGCTGGAATGGCTGCGGGCGCGGGCCGATGACAGCGCATTGGCCGGCTAA
- a CDS encoding GGDEF domain-containing protein has product MGDPVPLLYTGFLLFLIGQMTVAGRQIQQELSRTALYADLALTDPLTGLPNRRSLERRLEAHYVGQVRAPRTGARTGPPASPLGVLMIDIDLFKQVNDTHGHEVGDRVLVALGQTLRSCARAGDLVSRWGGEEFLLLAPGDRARLTRIGGRIQQALAGQAWPETLPRVTVSIGAALSEESSDAAGLLDLADRRLYRAKHTGRARMNMDPAETLHGTDGLHTKSGRAGSHAPAGLTHRPPAVELTASS; this is encoded by the coding sequence ATGGGCGACCCGGTGCCGCTGCTGTACACGGGTTTTCTGCTGTTCCTGATCGGGCAGATGACTGTGGCCGGGCGGCAGATTCAGCAGGAACTGTCGCGCACGGCGCTGTACGCGGACCTGGCCCTGACCGACCCGCTGACCGGGCTGCCCAACCGCCGCTCGCTGGAACGGCGGCTTGAGGCCCACTACGTCGGTCAGGTGAGGGCGCCACGGACTGGAGCACGGACTGGACCTCCTGCGTCGCCCCTCGGGGTGCTGATGATCGACATCGATCTGTTCAAGCAGGTCAACGACACCCACGGCCACGAGGTGGGCGACCGGGTGCTGGTGGCGCTGGGGCAGACGCTGCGGTCGTGCGCCCGGGCAGGTGATCTGGTGTCACGCTGGGGCGGCGAGGAATTCCTGCTGCTCGCACCGGGAGACCGCGCCCGCCTGACGCGGATCGGCGGGCGCATTCAGCAGGCGCTGGCCGGGCAGGCGTGGCCGGAGACCCTGCCGCGCGTTACCGTCAGCATCGGCGCGGCCCTGTCGGAAGAATCCAGCGACGCGGCGGGGCTGCTGGATCTGGCAGACCGCCGCCTGTACCGGGCCAAACACACGGGCCGCGCCCGGATGAACATGGACCCCGCCGAGACCCTGCACGGTACCGACGGCCTTCACACAAAAAGTGGACGGGCAGGTAGTCACGCCCCCGCAGGGCTCACCCATCGGCCACCGGCAGTGGAGCTGACCGCCTCCAGCTAG
- a CDS encoding M42 family metallopeptidase — MAKSKTVSSAAPMSSDSELRLDVLMHLSNLPGVPGQEDAVRDFVLSELDGLADDVRVDAMGNVIATRTGSGKGGKKKEGRERVMVSAHMDEIGFLVRFIDDKGFLRVQALGGFDTRNLFARDVTVHARGGTLPGILTPGGKPVHIASPEERKKIPEVREFFIDLGLDAEEVRRRVRVGDMVTLDHVARRVGSLVCGKAMDDRASVFMLLETLRHFRKTPPKHDLIAVFSVQEEVGLRGAHTAAYGVEPTVGIGLDVTLAVDTPGVGPDEAVTRMGEGIGIKVFDSSMISTRSLVDEFYDLAESQGIRAQMEVLAQGGTDGAAIQRSRTGVPTLTLSLPTRYIHSVVEAVHVDDLRSGVDLLVAYLG; from the coding sequence ATGGCAAAATCCAAGACTGTTTCCAGCGCAGCGCCCATGTCCTCCGACTCGGAGCTGAGGCTGGACGTACTGATGCACCTGTCCAACCTGCCCGGCGTGCCCGGCCAGGAGGACGCCGTGCGCGACTTCGTGCTGTCCGAACTTGACGGGCTGGCCGACGACGTGCGCGTGGACGCCATGGGCAACGTGATTGCCACCCGCACCGGCAGCGGCAAGGGCGGCAAGAAGAAAGAGGGGCGCGAGCGCGTGATGGTCAGCGCCCACATGGACGAGATCGGCTTTCTGGTGCGTTTCATTGACGACAAGGGCTTCCTGCGCGTGCAGGCGCTGGGCGGCTTCGACACCCGCAACCTGTTTGCGCGGGACGTGACCGTGCATGCGCGCGGCGGCACGCTGCCGGGCATCCTGACCCCCGGTGGCAAGCCGGTGCACATCGCCAGCCCCGAGGAACGCAAGAAGATTCCTGAGGTCCGGGAATTCTTTATTGACCTGGGCCTGGACGCTGAGGAGGTCAGGCGGCGCGTGCGCGTGGGCGACATGGTGACGCTGGACCACGTCGCCCGCCGCGTCGGCTCGCTGGTCTGCGGCAAGGCGATGGATGACCGCGCCTCCGTCTTCATGCTGCTCGAAACCCTGCGCCACTTCCGCAAGACGCCGCCCAAGCATGACCTGATCGCCGTCTTCTCGGTTCAGGAGGAAGTCGGTCTGCGCGGGGCGCACACTGCCGCCTACGGCGTCGAACCCACGGTGGGCATCGGCCTGGACGTGACCCTGGCGGTGGACACCCCCGGCGTCGGCCCCGACGAGGCGGTCACGCGCATGGGCGAGGGCATCGGCATCAAGGTGTTCGATTCCAGCATGATCTCCACCCGCAGCCTGGTGGACGAGTTCTACGATCTGGCCGAGAGCCAGGGCATCCGCGCTCAGATGGAGGTGCTGGCCCAGGGCGGCACCGACGGCGCGGCCATCCAGCGCAGCCGGACCGGGGTGCCCACGCTGACCCTCAGTCTGCCGACGCGCTACATCCACAGCGTCGTGGAGGCCGTGCACGTGGACGACCTACGCTCCGGGGTGGACCTGCTGGTGGCGTACCTGGGGTAG
- a CDS encoding copper chaperone PCu(A)C, whose amino-acid sequence MPQTTSRRTLIGAVLLMTLGLPGLAQHAAHPMTTTPAAGKASAASARAGTLPLKAENATVVAVPPMIKETSVFGTLTNTGKTPVVLSGVSASVADHGMLMVTRKASGGMQGMSVARTLTVPAGGRLVLSDTGDHLMLMKLKRPLRVGETLTLILSAMDGRTFTFQAAVRKP is encoded by the coding sequence ATGCCCCAGACCACTTCCCGCCGGACGCTGATCGGCGCGGTCCTCTTGATGACCCTGGGCCTGCCCGGCCTTGCCCAGCACGCAGCCCACCCCATGACCACCACCCCGGCAGCGGGCAAGGCCAGCGCCGCCAGTGCCAGAGCCGGCACGCTGCCGCTGAAGGCCGAGAACGCCACCGTGGTGGCGGTCCCGCCGATGATCAAGGAAACCAGCGTCTTCGGCACACTGACGAATACAGGCAAGACCCCGGTGGTGCTGAGTGGTGTGTCGGCGTCCGTGGCCGACCACGGCATGCTGATGGTGACGCGCAAGGCGTCCGGCGGGATGCAGGGCATGAGCGTGGCCAGGACCCTGACCGTGCCCGCCGGGGGCAGGCTGGTCCTGAGCGACACCGGCGATCACCTGATGCTGATGAAGCTCAAGCGGCCCCTGCGGGTGGGCGAGACGCTGACCCTGATCCTGAGCGCCATGGACGGACGAACCTTTACCTTCCAGGCCGCTGTCAGGAAGCCCTGA
- a CDS encoding GNAT family N-acetyltransferase: MGFFGAAGFRNAWQSWGAHLDLSGFDFTAFQRLEERLFLKGYEVEQLSNDAPEADWATLYALHGRGLADAPRNPTTTPDPLSAADLREMIVRQETVFVGRWRGEIVALTRLTPDGNEVDSEGTVTHPDHRDRGLATLVKARALAWARTGGYTHAGTGGTVLNLPLLRVNTRLGYRVERMWVTWVRALRKRPDEEGMCDKCSGGQ; this comes from the coding sequence ATGGGGTTCTTCGGGGCGGCAGGCTTCCGCAATGCCTGGCAGTCCTGGGGAGCGCATCTGGACCTGAGCGGTTTCGATTTCACGGCCTTTCAAAGGCTGGAAGAACGCCTCTTCCTGAAGGGATACGAGGTCGAGCAGCTTTCCAATGACGCGCCGGAGGCCGACTGGGCCACCCTATATGCCCTGCACGGGCGCGGGCTGGCCGACGCGCCGCGCAATCCCACCACCACGCCGGACCCCCTGAGCGCCGCCGATCTGCGCGAGATGATCGTGCGTCAGGAAACGGTTTTCGTGGGGCGCTGGCGCGGCGAGATCGTGGCCCTGACCCGGCTGACCCCTGACGGTAACGAGGTCGACAGCGAGGGCACGGTGACCCACCCGGACCACCGCGACCGTGGTCTGGCGACGCTGGTCAAGGCCCGCGCACTGGCCTGGGCCAGGACCGGGGGGTACACGCACGCCGGAACCGGCGGGACGGTGCTGAACCTGCCGCTGCTGCGCGTGAACACCCGGCTGGGCTACCGCGTGGAGCGCATGTGGGTGACCTGGGTGCGGGCGCTGAGGAAGCGGCCTGATGAGGAAGGGATGTGTGATAAATGTAGCGGCGGTCAGTAA
- a CDS encoding cytochrome c oxidase assembly protein, which yields MRTPTPINLDPTLLDLLIPAPDLLFLVPTLLVTAFYLWRLFLACRTPEGRARWPVWRAVMFGLGILLLLITTQSRAATMTGSSMALYMGRLMLLAEIVPPLLVLGIPRGVKIRARGAAARTLGVLLDPWVALAVWSAVIIFWNVPAGFNASVVTNTAAALLPALYLLSSLMVWSVILRPLPGVQPASMGSRGGFGLLAAIPMMAVASVWLYAPNVLYTPYVNALCLWNLSPLQNQQLSGWIMMLAGIPALALAFIQLFQWLVELSGGNEAAPPT from the coding sequence GTGAGGACCCCCACCCCCATCAACCTCGATCCCACGCTGCTGGATCTGCTGATCCCGGCCCCTGACCTGCTGTTTCTGGTGCCCACGCTGCTGGTCACGGCGTTCTACCTGTGGCGTCTGTTTCTGGCCTGCCGTACCCCTGAAGGCCGCGCCCGCTGGCCGGTCTGGCGGGCGGTGATGTTCGGGCTGGGCATCCTGCTGCTGCTCATCACCACCCAGAGCCGCGCGGCCACCATGACCGGCAGCAGCATGGCGCTCTACATGGGCCGCCTGATGCTGCTGGCCGAGATCGTGCCGCCGCTGCTGGTGCTGGGCATTCCACGGGGGGTGAAAATCCGTGCGCGCGGCGCAGCGGCCCGGACGCTGGGTGTGCTGCTTGATCCGTGGGTGGCGCTGGCCGTGTGGTCGGCGGTGATCATCTTCTGGAACGTGCCGGCGGGGTTCAATGCCAGCGTGGTGACCAACACCGCCGCCGCCCTGCTGCCCGCGCTGTACCTGCTGAGCAGCCTGATGGTCTGGAGCGTGATCCTGCGCCCCCTGCCGGGCGTGCAGCCCGCCAGCATGGGCTCACGCGGGGGCTTCGGCCTGCTGGCCGCCATTCCCATGATGGCCGTCGCGTCGGTGTGGCTGTACGCACCCAACGTGCTGTACACCCCCTACGTGAACGCGCTGTGCCTGTGGAACCTCTCGCCACTGCAAAACCAGCAGCTGTCCGGCTGGATCATGATGCTGGCCGGGATTCCCGCACTGGCGCTGGCCTTTATCCAGCTGTTTCAGTGGCTGGTGGAGCTGAGCGGGGGCAACGAGGCCGCGCCGCCCACCTGA
- a CDS encoding SCO family protein: MTELPLSPNTQSPELQSAPVGRPWYVSALLAVVAVALLLGAAWLFARIKSPFPFYGTAYGSNTAAAGFSGTNQDGQPYAFVPGQDGKVTALFFGFTHCPNICPLTLAYLDRVKAALPAEDRDRFQTVLVSVDPARDTPERLKEYVEYFGKATGIRIPEPALTGVARDYGVGYQRAEVKGADYQMNHTTATYLIDSEGRLRVLWDYTQLPQVERVVADVRHVLATAR; encoded by the coding sequence ATGACCGAACTGCCCCTCTCCCCCAACACCCAGAGCCCCGAACTTCAGAGCGCTCCGGTCGGGCGCCCGTGGTACGTCTCGGCGCTGCTGGCGGTGGTGGCCGTGGCGCTGCTGCTGGGCGCGGCCTGGCTGTTCGCGCGCATCAAGAGTCCATTTCCCTTCTACGGCACGGCCTACGGTTCCAACACGGCGGCGGCAGGTTTTTCCGGCACCAATCAGGACGGCCAGCCCTACGCCTTCGTGCCGGGACAGGACGGCAAGGTCACGGCGCTGTTCTTCGGCTTCACGCACTGCCCCAACATCTGCCCGCTGACGCTGGCCTACCTGGACCGGGTCAAGGCGGCGCTGCCCGCAGAAGACCGGGACCGCTTTCAGACCGTGCTGGTCAGTGTGGACCCGGCCCGCGACACCCCGGAGCGCCTCAAGGAATACGTGGAGTATTTCGGCAAGGCCACCGGCATCCGTATCCCGGAACCCGCCCTGACCGGGGTGGCCCGCGATTACGGCGTGGGCTACCAGCGGGCCGAGGTCAAGGGCGCGGACTACCAGATGAACCACACCACCGCCACGTACCTGATCGACAGCGAAGGCAGGCTGCGGGTGCTGTGGGACTACACCCAGTTGCCCCAGGTGGAGCGCGTGGTGGCCGACGTGCGCCACGTGCTGGCGACTGCCCGATGA
- the pth gene encoding aminoacyl-tRNA hydrolase: MKLVVGLGNPGLKYAQTRHNVGWLVVDEVARRAGATWLKGKDAEVCEVRIGPAPGEKVLLVKPQTFMNASGKAVAPLFSFYKLELNALLAVQDDLDSPFGLLKFRLGGRHGGQNGVRDIIRLLGSESFARLKIGISRPPAGRDPADWVLSKWHPDEAATLAELVRLGANAVEVWAAQGLAEAQGQFNGTDLRPRPPAPALSKPVSSESEPQDAPSPAKPVEGLP; this comes from the coding sequence GTGAAGCTGGTTGTCGGGCTGGGCAACCCCGGCCTCAAGTACGCCCAGACCCGCCACAACGTGGGCTGGCTGGTGGTGGACGAGGTGGCCCGCCGCGCCGGGGCAACGTGGCTCAAGGGGAAGGATGCGGAGGTCTGCGAGGTCAGAATTGGCCCTGCTCCGGGCGAGAAGGTGCTGCTGGTCAAGCCGCAAACGTTCATGAACGCATCGGGCAAGGCGGTGGCCCCGCTGTTCTCGTTCTACAAGCTGGAGCTGAATGCCCTGCTGGCAGTGCAAGATGACCTGGACAGTCCTTTCGGCCTGCTCAAGTTCCGGCTGGGCGGGCGGCACGGCGGGCAGAACGGAGTGCGCGACATCATTCGCCTGCTGGGTTCGGAGAGCTTCGCGCGGCTCAAGATCGGCATTTCTCGCCCGCCCGCGGGCCGCGATCCGGCCGACTGGGTGCTGAGCAAGTGGCACCCCGACGAGGCCGCCACCCTGGCCGAACTGGTGCGCCTGGGTGCGAACGCGGTAGAGGTCTGGGCGGCGCAGGGGCTGGCCGAGGCGCAGGGGCAGTTCAACGGCACGGACCTGCGGCCCAGGCCTCCGGCCCCAGCCCTGAGCAAACCGGTGTCCAGCGAAAGCGAACCTCAAGACGCGCCTTCCCCGGCGAAACCCGTGGAGGGCTTACCCTGA